The following coding sequences are from one Pseudomonas oryzae window:
- a CDS encoding zinc-dependent alcohol dehydrogenase family protein, giving the protein MSRIIRFHQFGAAEVLKIEERPCPRPAAGEVLVRVEAIGVSWYDVLWRQNLASTPAQLPAGLGHELAGVVLEVGEGVDDLAVGDRVASFPAHSANHYPGYADEVVLPHQALHRYPPQLSALEACGHYLPALTGWFGLVELAALVPGESVLVTDASQCWGPTIVQLAKALGARVIAATELGEDRDYLRELGADQVILTEEQDLVTRINQLTEGRGVEVVMDALGGPQMSLLGDALAPRGRLVLYGLLGGNETHFPACAAFQKNIRFFVHCIGNFTGKEELGIPQDRAAVARALQDIDRLTVAGQLRPQISRVLPFEQVVEAHRFMETCPPRGRVVLQVGA; this is encoded by the coding sequence ATGTCCCGCATCATCCGTTTTCACCAGTTCGGCGCAGCCGAGGTACTCAAGATCGAGGAGCGACCGTGCCCACGTCCGGCCGCCGGCGAGGTGCTGGTGCGTGTCGAGGCGATCGGCGTCAGCTGGTACGACGTGCTCTGGCGGCAGAACCTGGCCAGCACGCCGGCGCAACTGCCGGCCGGTCTCGGCCACGAGTTGGCCGGCGTGGTGCTGGAGGTGGGCGAGGGCGTCGACGACCTGGCGGTCGGCGACCGGGTCGCCAGCTTCCCCGCGCACAGCGCCAACCACTACCCGGGCTATGCCGATGAAGTGGTGCTGCCGCACCAGGCGCTGCACCGTTACCCGCCGCAGCTCAGCGCTCTGGAGGCCTGCGGCCACTACCTGCCGGCGCTGACCGGCTGGTTCGGCCTGGTCGAGCTGGCCGCCCTGGTGCCGGGCGAAAGCGTGCTGGTCACCGACGCCAGCCAGTGCTGGGGGCCGACCATCGTGCAACTGGCCAAGGCCCTCGGCGCCCGGGTGATCGCCGCCACCGAGCTGGGCGAGGACCGCGACTACCTGCGCGAGCTGGGCGCCGATCAGGTGATCCTCACCGAGGAACAGGATCTGGTCACCCGCATCAACCAGCTGACCGAGGGTCGCGGCGTCGAAGTGGTGATGGACGCCCTCGGCGGCCCGCAGATGAGCCTGCTCGGCGATGCCCTGGCGCCGCGTGGCCGCCTGGTGCTGTACGGCCTGCTGGGGGGCAACGAGACCCACTTTCCCGCCTGCGCCGCGTTCCAGAAGAACATCCGCTTCTTCGTCCACTGCATCGGCAACTTCACCGGCAAGGAGGAACTGGGCATCCCCCAGGACCGCGCCGCCGTGGCCCGCGCCCTGCAGGACATCGACCGGCTGACCGTCGCTGGCCAGCTGCGCCCGCAGATCAGCCGGGTGTTGCCCTTCGAGCAGGTCGTCGAGGCCCACCGCTTCATGGAAACCTGTCCGCCGCGCGGCCGGGTGGTGCTGCAGGTGGGGGCATGA
- a CDS encoding LysR family transcriptional regulator, which translates to MNRNDLRRVDLNLLIVFETLMHERSVTRAAEKLFLGQPAISASLSRLRGLFDDPLFVRSGRQMEPTARAQEIFALLTPALDAISTAVSRAADFDPATSTAVFRIGLSDDVEFGLLPPLIKRLRAEAPGVVLVIRRTNYLQITGHLASGEISVGVAYTEELPANAKRKVLRRTWPRLLRADSVPGALGLDEFCARPHALVSFAGDLGGYIDDELAKLGRQRRVVLAVPQFNGLTALLAGTDIVATVPDYTAAALTAAGGLRAEPLPLDSGPFELHMAWRAAQDHDPAERWLRSRIQMFCGDPDSL; encoded by the coding sequence ATGAATCGCAATGACCTGCGCCGCGTCGATCTCAACCTGCTGATCGTCTTCGAGACGCTGATGCACGAGCGCAGCGTGACCCGGGCGGCGGAAAAGCTGTTCCTCGGCCAGCCGGCGATCAGCGCCTCGCTGTCCCGCCTGCGCGGCCTGTTCGACGACCCGCTGTTCGTGCGCAGCGGCCGGCAGATGGAGCCGACCGCGCGGGCGCAGGAGATCTTCGCCCTGCTCACCCCGGCGCTGGACGCCATCTCCACCGCAGTCAGCCGCGCCGCCGACTTCGACCCGGCGACCAGCACCGCGGTGTTCCGCATCGGCCTGTCGGACGACGTCGAGTTCGGCCTGCTGCCGCCGCTGATCAAGCGCCTGCGCGCCGAGGCGCCCGGCGTGGTGCTGGTGATCCGCCGCACCAACTACCTGCAGATAACCGGCCACCTGGCCTCCGGCGAGATCTCGGTGGGCGTCGCCTACACCGAGGAGCTGCCGGCCAATGCCAAGCGCAAGGTGCTGCGCCGCACCTGGCCGCGCCTGCTGCGCGCCGATAGCGTGCCGGGGGCGCTCGGCCTCGACGAGTTCTGTGCCCGTCCGCATGCGCTGGTGTCCTTCGCCGGCGATCTGGGCGGCTACATCGACGACGAACTGGCCAAGCTCGGCCGCCAGCGCCGGGTGGTGCTCGCCGTGCCGCAGTTCAACGGCCTGACCGCGCTGCTCGCCGGCACCGACATCGTCGCCACCGTGCCCGACTACACCGCCGCCGCGCTGACCGCCGCCGGCGGCCTGCGCGCCGAGCCGCTGCCGCTCGACAGCGGCCCCTTCGAGCTGCACATGGCCTGGCGCGCCGCCCAGGACCACGACCCGGCCGAGCGCTGGCTGCGCTCGCGCATCCAGATGTTCTGTGGCGATCCCGACAGCCTGTAA
- a CDS encoding efflux RND transporter periplasmic adaptor subunit: protein MAYSIPLTLHRPLALAALLALGACGKAADHQQAAAPAQVSVAAVIEQPVNDWHEFTGRLEAPESVEVRPRVSGYVDRVAFVEGSLVKKGDLLFQIDPRPFEAEVKRLQAQLQQARANQTRAASEARRGERLRQSNAISAEQAEARASAATEAQAAAAAIQAELEKARLDLGFTRVTAPIDGRVSRVEVTAGNLVSGGQTLLTSLVSTDRAYAYFDADERVYLEYLEQARQAGTDARGGNLVYLGLSSESGHPHAGRLDFLDNQVNPRTGTIRGRAVFDNRDGRFTPGLYARLKLVASSSYAATLIKDEAVGTDLGKKFVLVLGAGNAVEYRAVELGPKLHGLRVVRQGLARGEQIVVNGLQRAHPGAQVEPQSVPMADEQTLAELDRLRQAAGAGHPQVARQTDNGSRVPRS from the coding sequence ATGGCCTATTCCATCCCCCTGACCCTGCACCGGCCTCTGGCCCTGGCCGCCCTGCTGGCGCTCGGCGCCTGCGGCAAGGCTGCGGATCATCAGCAGGCAGCGGCGCCGGCCCAGGTCAGCGTTGCCGCCGTCATCGAACAGCCGGTCAACGACTGGCACGAGTTCACCGGCCGCCTGGAGGCGCCGGAGTCGGTCGAGGTCCGCCCGCGGGTGTCCGGCTATGTCGACCGCGTGGCCTTCGTCGAAGGCAGCCTGGTGAAGAAAGGCGACCTGCTGTTCCAGATCGATCCGCGCCCGTTCGAGGCCGAGGTCAAGCGCCTGCAGGCCCAGTTGCAGCAGGCGCGCGCCAACCAGACCCGCGCCGCCAGCGAGGCCCGTCGCGGCGAGCGCCTGCGCCAGAGCAACGCCATCTCCGCCGAGCAGGCCGAGGCTCGCGCAAGCGCGGCAACCGAGGCGCAGGCGGCGGCCGCCGCGATCCAGGCCGAGCTGGAGAAGGCCCGGCTCGACCTCGGTTTCACCCGGGTGACCGCACCCATCGACGGCCGCGTCAGCCGCGTCGAGGTCACCGCCGGCAACCTGGTCAGTGGCGGGCAGACGCTGCTGACCTCGCTGGTGTCCACCGATCGGGCCTACGCCTACTTCGATGCCGACGAGCGCGTCTACCTCGAGTACCTCGAGCAGGCCCGCCAGGCCGGCACCGATGCCCGCGGCGGCAACCTGGTGTATCTCGGCCTGTCCAGCGAGAGCGGCCATCCCCACGCGGGCCGTCTGGACTTCCTCGACAACCAGGTCAACCCGCGTACCGGCACCATCCGCGGCCGCGCCGTGTTCGACAACCGTGACGGCCGCTTCACCCCCGGCCTGTACGCCCGCCTGAAACTGGTCGCCAGCAGCAGCTACGCGGCCACGCTGATCAAGGACGAGGCGGTCGGCACCGATCTGGGCAAGAAGTTCGTCCTGGTGCTCGGCGCAGGCAACGCCGTGGAATACCGCGCCGTCGAGCTGGGGCCGAAGCTGCACGGGCTGCGCGTGGTCCGCCAGGGCCTGGCCAGGGGCGAGCAGATCGTCGTCAACGGCCTGCAGCGCGCCCACCCCGGCGCCCAGGTCGAACCGCAGAGCGTGCCCATGGCCGACGAGCAGACCCTGGCCGAACTGGATCGCCTGCGCCAGGCCGCCGGCGCCGGGCACCCGCAAGTCGCCAGACAGACCGACAACGGCAGCCGCGTGCCGCGCAGCTGA